The following is a genomic window from Elusimicrobiaceae bacterium.
GTATGGTCAAATGGCAAGGCGGTAACCCCAAAGTGGTGGATGAGCCGGAAAAATATCTGCCCAATGCCAAACTAAAATGGGAATTAAAAGCCGACAAAAAGGGCTTTGTCAATTTCATTGATGCCAAGATGACCGGTATGGCCGGTGTACTACTGGGTGCCGGACGCAACACCATGGAAGACCCGATTGACTACGGTGCCGGTATTTGGCTGGAGAAAAAGGCAGGCGACGCTGTCAAGAAAGGAGATGTCATTGCCACTTTGTATGCTTCGGACAAGAAACGTTTGGAAGCCGGCGCGGAGTTGTTTAAGAAAGCTGTTAAACTGTCCGCCGTCAAACCCAAACCGTATAAATTGATACACAGTATTATTAAGTAGGAAATTATTTAGACTTAATACGCAAACAGCCCCGAAAAACATCGGGGCTGTTTATATTTAAAATTAATTTCTCAAGTATAGCTTTCCAAATAAGTATGCAATCCTTCCTCACGGGCTTGTTTCACTCCGTCGGCATACAAGGCTTCCGCCTCTTCCACACGCCCCAGCGCATACAGCACCTGTGCTAAGGAAAGTTTGGTCAAAATTTGCCCACGCATTTCATCGGAATTGGCAAACAGGTCGCGCGCGGCCTCTAAATCTGCCAATGCTTGCGGCAGTTTATTGCGGCGCTTCAAAATATCGGCACGCCCCCACTTTACAAAACCCAAATCTACTTTGTCGCCAATGCCGCTATATAATTTATCGGCTTTGTTATAGTGGCGCAAGGCTTCGTCATATTTTCCTTGTTGGCGCAGTCCGTTAGCCATTCCGCAATTAGTATAGGCTTTGCCGAATAAATCTTCTGTCTTATTAAAAATTTTTTCTGCCAATTTGTAATATTTCACGCAGTCATCAATTTTGCCGGCAATGCGGCTAATCCCTGCTAGTCCGCAATAGCCGTAAGCTAAGTTAATAGAATCCCCGCATTTTTTGGCATATTTAATGGATTGCTGGAACTGAGCAATTCCTTCCGCTAACATTCCTTTTAAGCGGTACACGCCGCCTTTGGCCCAGCAAATAAAACTCATACCGGCTATATCTTTTTGCTGTGTGTACGCGGCCAGCACTGCATCTAATAATTCCAGAGCCTCATCTAATTTTCCCCACGCACGCAAAGCCATCGCACTTTCTTGCATAGCGCGAATCATATATTCGTCATATTCCAACTCTTTGGCCATTTCCAGAGCTTCTTCGGCCAATTCATAGGCCGCCGCCGCTACGCCCAGTGTGCGGTAGCAGGCCGCCATGGCCAGCAAAATATCCATCCGCTCTTCAGCCTGCACAGAAAGTTTTAATGCTTTGGCATACGTCAACAAAGCCGGCTGAAAAGAGCCCAATAAACGTTGCGCTTCCCCTTGCATAAAAAGCAGTGAAGCATTTAAATTTTTCTTCCCTTTCAAGATTTCTAACACTTTAGAGGGAGTGGTATCCAACCAATTTTGCAACTGTTCCATATTTATTTTTGCGGGCATAAAAACTCCTAATTAGATGTGTAGATATTTCTTGATTTCCGCTAACGTAGCCGGTAAATCATACGGTTTTCCGATAAAATAATCCGCCCCTGCTTCTTGAGCGCGGGTACGACTTTCAGCATCGGTTAGTGTAGACATAATGACTATCGGAATACGCCACGTGGCATTATCGGTTTTGAGCATTTTGCACACTTCAAAACCACTTAATTTAGGGAGCATCAAATCCAGTAAAATCAAATCCGGTTTCTCACGTTTGGCGGCGGCAACTCCTTGCACTCCGTCAGCGGCCCATACGACTTGCACTTCATTTAATTTCAAAGCCCCTATCAAAGCACCCGCCAAAGTTTTGGAATCTTCAATCAGTACCACTTTTTTCATGACAACAACTCCGCTTTATCTTTGTACATTTGTCCCAGTTTTACATACTCACGTGCATTTTGCAAAATACTGTTCATTTCGTCTTCTGTCAATTCACGAATCACTTTGGCCGGCACTCCCATCACTAAAGAGCCTGCGGGTATATTCTTTCCGGCCGTTATCACGGCTCCGGCACCGATTAAACAGTTGGCACCGATTTCACTTTCCAGTACCACCGCATTCATTCCAATTAAGCAATTATCCCCAATTTTACTGCCGTGAATAATAGCGCCATGGCCTACGGTGACTCCTTTGCCTATTTGAGCGGGACAATTATAATTGACATGCACACAAGCATTGTCTTGGATATTACTATTGTTACCAATCGTAATTTGAGCAATATCCCCCCTTAATACCGCACAGGGCCATACAGAAACATTTTCCCCCAAGGTGACCTCACCGCTAAGTACCGCCGTTGGATGAATAAAAGCACTCGGAGCAGTTTTAGGTACTAATTCGTCAATTCTTTCCTTCATATTCCACCGCCTTTTTGAGTTTTTTGGACCGCTGGGGCGTCTCCGAAAGTTGCAACCCCCAATAAATAAAAATACTTACAATACCCGGGATAATATAGTACACCACACGGTAAATGAGCGTCGCCATCAAAGCCGCTTCCCAATCAATGCCCATTTGGGCAAATACGGCGGTCATTGCTAGCTCCATGGCGCCCAACCCGCCGGGCAAAATGGGGATTAATGTAGTTACCATACCGATGGCAAAGCCGGCTATTAACACCCCCGCAGATATGTGTACTCCCACCGCACGGAAAGCAAAATACAACACCAATATAGTGAATAACCAATCCGCGCATACATACACAATCGCACCGGTTAATTTATTTTTCTTTTTGTGGATTAAATCAATTCCCTCATCCAATTGGTCCACAAAATCATCATATTTTCCTTTGGGAATAAGTGCCCGAAACACGTGATATAACACTTTGTTGAGCAGACGGAAAATTTTGCGCACCCATTTAGAACGCCATTCATTATTAAACAAGAAGGCGGTGATAAGCACACACACCGCACACATCAGAACAATTAATGAGAAATTTTTCACAATTTGCAAAGTAGTTGCAGACGAATTAAAGAACATTAATACCGAGCCTTGCAAAATGATAATAGCCAGCACAAAATACAACAGTACGGTAATGACAATACTGGCCGTTACACACATGCCAAACGGCACGCGTCGCCGATTGAGCAAATGTGCACGCAACGCAAAACCGCTTACTCCTAAGGAAGAAACGACATAATTCACCGTGGTAGATACTAATGCGATTCCAATAGCCGCTCCTTTGTTAATGCGGCGGCCCATAATACGCAACACCTCGTACAGGCTCATCCCCATAGAGACATAAATCAACGCCGAGGAAAGCAAACTTAAAAACAAATACTTTGTTTTGACTTCCTGCCAAATTTTAAGCATGCTATCTTTTCCTTGGTAGATTAACCAAGCCACCATCCCCACCGATAGCAATGCCCCCAACATGTATAACAAAACTTTTGTTTTCTTTTTCATATATTCACACCGCTTACACAGACAAAGCAATCTATAAAAAATTATATAATTTATTAAACCAATTTGACAGTCATCTTCCCTATATTTGAAGGATATCTATGAAAAGCATTAAAGTCACGGGAGCCAAAGGGCACAATTTGAAAAATATTTCCGTAGAAATACCCAAGGACAAAATGGTAGTCATTACCGGTTTGTCCGGAAGCGGTAAGAGTTCTCTTGCCTTTGATACCATCTATGCGGAAGGCCAACGCAAATATGTAGAAAGTATGTCGGCCTATGCCCGTCAGTTTTTGGACTTAATGGAAAAACCGGATGTGGAGCATATTTCCGGCTTATCTCCGGCTATTTCCATTGAACAACGTAATCCTTCTAAAAATCCGCGCTCCACGGTATCTACGGTTACAGAAATTTATGACTATTTACGTCTGCTCTTTGCCCGCATAGGGAAACGGCATTGCCCGCAATGCGGTCGGCCGGTGGAAACTTGGTCCGTGCAAGGCATTACCGCTGATATTTTGAAAAAATTCGACGGAAAAAATGTGTATCTCTTTGCCCCTATTGTACGAGGACGGGCCGGCACTTATGAAGACTTGTTTGGCAAGCTCAAAAAAGAAGGGTTTGTCAAAGTGCGTGTTAACGGCATTATTTGTTCTTTAGATACACCGCCCGTATTGGAACGCTATAAAAAGCACACCATTGAACTACTTGCCGATGAAATTTACGTAGAGGAATTTGAACGAGAACGACTGGTAGAATCGGTAGAATTGGCACTGAAATATGCCAAAGGATTGGTGACGGTGCAAGAAACCGAAGGCAAAAAGCCGGCACAATTTACCTATAGCGAAAGTAATGCCTGTGCGCACTGCGGAATTGGGTTTTCCGAGTTAGAGCCTCGTTTATTTTCCTTTAACTCCCCCTACGGAGCCTGCCCGGAATGTAATGGTTTGGGCATTAAAATACAAATTGCGGAAGATTTGGTAGTTCCCGATACTTCCTTATCCATTAACGAAGGGGCTATCGCCGCGTGGGACAATCCGGTCACCACCCGCACACACCGTTGGAAAACCGCTTGGGGAAATTATTACTACGACATTCTAAAGCAGGTGTGCCGCCGGCAACATATCCATATGAACACCCCATGGAACAAATTGCCCAAAAGCCAACGGGATTTATTGCTCTATGGAACGGGGGATGCTCATTACACCTCCATCATATCCGGCTCTGACCAGCACTTTGAAGGCGTGATCACTAATTTGCGCCGCCGGTATGATGAAAGCGAAAGTGAATTTGTTAAAGAAGAAGTGTACAACCGTTTTATGCGAGAAGTGGAATGCCCGTCTTGCCACGGAAAACGCTTAAAAGACGAAGCGTTATCTGTCTATATCGGCGGGAAAAACATTGCACAAATTTGCGCGTTGCAAGTATCCGATGCCAAGGCTTTTTTTGACAGTTTAACTCTCACCGAAAAAGAATTAACTATTGCCAAAGATGTACTCAAAGAAATCCGTGCACGGTTGGAATTTTTGAATAGTGTAGGACTTTCTTACCTTACACTTGAACGCAAAAGTCAAACCTTATCTGGCGGAGAGGCACAACGTATCCATTTGGCTACGCAAATCGGATCCGGCTTAACCGGAGTATTGTATGTACTGGATGAACCCACTATCGGCTTGCATTCGCGCGACAATGACCGTTTAATTGCCACACTCAAAGAACTGCGTGATTTAGATAACAC
Proteins encoded in this region:
- a CDS encoding tetratricopeptide repeat protein, which encodes MPAKINMEQLQNWLDTTPSKVLEILKGKKNLNASLLFMQGEAQRLLGSFQPALLTYAKALKLSVQAEERMDILLAMAACYRTLGVAAAAYELAEEALEMAKELEYDEYMIRAMQESAMALRAWGKLDEALELLDAVLAAYTQQKDIAGMSFICWAKGGVYRLKGMLAEGIAQFQQSIKYAKKCGDSINLAYGYCGLAGISRIAGKIDDCVKYYKLAEKIFNKTEDLFGKAYTNCGMANGLRQQGKYDEALRHYNKADKLYSGIGDKVDLGFVKWGRADILKRRNKLPQALADLEAARDLFANSDEMRGQILTKLSLAQVLYALGRVEEAEALYADGVKQAREEGLHTYLESYT
- a CDS encoding response regulator: MKKVVLIEDSKTLAGALIGALKLNEVQVVWAADGVQGVAAAKREKPDLILLDLMLPKLSGFEVCKMLKTDNATWRIPIVIMSTLTDAESRTRAQEAGADYFIGKPYDLPATLAEIKKYLHI
- a CDS encoding gamma carbonic anhydrase family protein, translating into MKERIDELVPKTAPSAFIHPTAVLSGEVTLGENVSVWPCAVLRGDIAQITIGNNSNIQDNACVHVNYNCPAQIGKGVTVGHGAIIHGSKIGDNCLIGMNAVVLESEIGANCLIGAGAVITAGKNIPAGSLVMGVPAKVIRELTEDEMNSILQNAREYVKLGQMYKDKAELLS
- a CDS encoding flippase-like domain-containing protein produces the protein MKKKTKVLLYMLGALLSVGMVAWLIYQGKDSMLKIWQEVKTKYLFLSLLSSALIYVSMGMSLYEVLRIMGRRINKGAAIGIALVSTTVNYVVSSLGVSGFALRAHLLNRRRVPFGMCVTASIVITVLLYFVLAIIILQGSVLMFFNSSATTLQIVKNFSLIVLMCAVCVLITAFLFNNEWRSKWVRKIFRLLNKVLYHVFRALIPKGKYDDFVDQLDEGIDLIHKKKNKLTGAIVYVCADWLFTILVLYFAFRAVGVHISAGVLIAGFAIGMVTTLIPILPGGLGAMELAMTAVFAQMGIDWEAALMATLIYRVVYYIIPGIVSIFIYWGLQLSETPQRSKKLKKAVEYEGKN
- the uvrA gene encoding excinuclease ABC subunit UvrA; translated protein: MKSIKVTGAKGHNLKNISVEIPKDKMVVITGLSGSGKSSLAFDTIYAEGQRKYVESMSAYARQFLDLMEKPDVEHISGLSPAISIEQRNPSKNPRSTVSTVTEIYDYLRLLFARIGKRHCPQCGRPVETWSVQGITADILKKFDGKNVYLFAPIVRGRAGTYEDLFGKLKKEGFVKVRVNGIICSLDTPPVLERYKKHTIELLADEIYVEEFERERLVESVELALKYAKGLVTVQETEGKKPAQFTYSESNACAHCGIGFSELEPRLFSFNSPYGACPECNGLGIKIQIAEDLVVPDTSLSINEGAIAAWDNPVTTRTHRWKTAWGNYYYDILKQVCRRQHIHMNTPWNKLPKSQRDLLLYGTGDAHYTSIISGSDQHFEGVITNLRRRYDESESEFVKEEVYNRFMREVECPSCHGKRLKDEALSVYIGGKNIAQICALQVSDAKAFFDSLTLTEKELTIAKDVLKEIRARLEFLNSVGLSYLTLERKSQTLSGGEAQRIHLATQIGSGLTGVLYVLDEPTIGLHSRDNDRLIATLKELRDLDNTLLVVEHDKDTILSSDWVVELGPAAGENGGQIVAQGPTKDFLKDKNSLTASYLNGRRCILPRPELRKGNGKYITIQGARQFNLKNIDVKIPLGKFVCVTGVSGSGKSTLIHQILYKALAQKFYHAKDVPGAHKAIKGLENIDKVIIVDQNPIGKTPRSNPATYIGLFTHIRELFAQMPEAKRRGYQAGRFSFNVKGGRCEKCQGDGILKIQMQFLADVYVKCEECHGKRFNEDTLQVTYKGKNIAEVLDMSVSQALEFFDSIPKIKRYLKTLNDVGLGYIKLGQAATTLSGGEAQRVKLADELSRKGTGRTLYILDEPTTGLHFADIDKLLHVLHDLADRGNTVLIIEHNLDVIKTADWLIDLGPEGGDGGGQIVCAGTPADVAACAKSYTGKYLKPELDAVAAYLKTHPQEKLHTSKPQEKKKQTKK